From the Synechococcus sp. Nb3U1 genome, the window GAAATAGCAGCGGGATCCCGGATCCCCACTCTCGGTAAGCCACCCAGCAGGACTCTGCTCCCGCGATCTCCAATCCGTCCAGTTTCACCCGCTGCAGCGGGATCCCTTGGATATGGGCTCGTAACTCCGCCAGGCGCCGTGCCAAAGGCACCCGATTCAGCAGCTCTTGCATAGTGCTCTGCACCGCTTACACGATCAATCATCCGCTTATTAGATCAACTGCAAATGGGGAGGGGGAGTTTTCAGCCAGTCTTGACGCGCCAGTAGTCCTTGCCGAAACCAAGTGGCCGCCTGAGATTGGTAACGCTCCGGGTTAAAGGCCAGCCACAGGGTACGCCGCACCTGTAACCCTTCCACCGAATGTTTTCGTAGCCGCCCCTGTTCCAACTCGGATCCCACCGCCACCACCGACAAAAAGGCCACCCCCAAGCCCGCCTGCACCGCATTTTTGATCGCTTCGACGGAGCTAAGTTCCAGTTGCACATCCAGTTCAGAAGGATTGATGCCGTGACGATCCAACACTCGGTCAATGGTTTGCCGAGTCGAGGACTGCGGATCGAGGGTGATAAAGGGCAAGGTCAACAGATCCGCAATGGAGGGAGACTCGATGGCGGCACCGGGAGAACTAACCAAGACATACTCATCCTCCGCCAGAGCAATAACCTTCAGGTTTTTTTGCAAATCAAACGGGATCTCTCCCCCGACAATGGCTACATCCAATTGTCCTTCCACCAGCTTCCGGGCGATCCGCCGGGTGGACTGCACCATTAACTGCACCGAAATGTGGGGATAGCTGCGGTGATATTGAGCGATCAAAGAAGGCATCACATAGGTACCTACCGTTTGGCTAGCCCCCAAAACCAGGTGCCCCCGCCGCATGTCCTGCAAGTCTGCCAGAGCTTGGGTAGTCTCGCGGCACAACTTAAGGATGCGCTCGCTATACTGCACCAGAATTTGCCCCGCATCCGTTAGCTGCACCTTACGTCCGCCCCGATCGAACAGCACCACCCCTAATTGCCGCTCTAGATTTTGGATCTGTAAGCTGACGGCAGGTTGGGAGACAAACAAACTATCGGCGGCACGGCGAAAACTGCCCTGCTGAGCAATTGCCCGCACGATCAACAGCTGATCCAGCGTAAACGGCAATTCATCCGCCATAGGGAACTCCAAACAACACAGCGGGATCCCTTGTAACTCCCCCAGCGACAAGATAGCCTCTGATGCGCAGCTTAATGGGTCTGGCCTTGGCAATACGTTTCGACAACCCAGCTCAGCCCGCCCCTGAGAACCCGTATCAGATCATCATAGATAAGCAAGAGTGCCTAAGAAAACCACTCGATGCCACCCCGATAGTCTAGCTCCAGAGATTGCTCGATATCCGAACGGCTCCACCCATCGTCGGTCTGTTTTTGAGTTACGGCTACACAAGTAATCCTAGCCCTGTAATTTGAGCCTAAAATCTAATTCCTAGCGAGGGCCATAGGTTGTCCAGTAGCCGCGCCCCTGTCTTTCTCCTGCAGTGGCAGCTTCGGAGAGGATGGTACCGTACTTTAAGCCCTCCGTTTGCGGCGACAACCGGCCATGCCCGAGAAACAGCATTTCTTGGTTAATGAGGGTATTGGCTTGCCAAACGTAAGCGGGCAGTGTGGAGGCGGGAGCCAAAGCCGCGTCCAATTCCAAGAACACCTCGCGCCCCAGCAAAGAAGTCTGCAAATATTGGCCGGCATTATAGACCGCTAAAGGGGTTTCTTCCCGCAACTCCGTCCAGTTGGGGTTAATCTGGGCAGGCAAAGGATCAATCCCGATCAGTTGCACCAGCCGCAAATCCAAATCCCCTTCGATCTGGACAGCTAGGGTGTTGTAGTTGATCACCCGGATCACTTCCGCTCGTTTGAGGGTGCGCAGATCTGGACGTGCCACCGATGTTAAGGCCCAACTGGGCAGAGCTGAGAACACCAGGGGCAGAACCAACAGGCTCCCAAATTTGACAAGCCCCCGTCCCACGGCTGGGAACAAAGGTTTACGACAAGGGGAAGTGGGAACAGAACGCAGGGATTTTTGCATCATGGACTTCACCCGTTGCATGGCAGATTTGGCCATAGTAATGCTTCGCATTTTTGCCCTTGAAGATCTCACACCGCCCGCATCCCACTCAGGTTCAACCTCGCGGGATCCGGCTCACCTGCCGTCACTGTACAAAAAACTTGGGCAGATGGGTCAGCTGAGCTTGATCTTGCTCAATTTTAAAGACTCGACTGGGATCCAAGATGCTAGGGGAGGGTATTCAAGATAGTGGCATCCCGAATTGATGAGGCATTTTTCTCTCCACAAGGGATGGGGTTTTCCCAACAATTTCCATAAAGCTGTAGTCAGGCTATTGGATGTTACTGAATGGGCTTGGCTACATCCCCCACCGAGAAGCTTGCTCCGCTGAGAATGCGCCCAACACTAGAACCATCATCCACTTCTGTGAGTTGGATCTGTCCGGCAGGCTCAGTTAATTTGCGCAGCACTGCCCCTGTCGCCGGATCCGTGACTTCCCGCACCACACGCTCCACCGAGAGAATCAGACCGACTCGATACCCATCGCGGCTGCCCTTATTCAAAATCACCTGGTTGCCATACACATCCGCCACCAAAGCATCCACCGTCGGCAAGGCTTGTGGTTGAGCAGCCAAACGCCCAGCAGAGGCTGCCAACTGACCCGCCACTTGATCCACAGCCTGCTGAGTGGCCAATACCAACAGCTTTTCTTCATTGCTGGTGGCAGATCCTCCCCCAAAACCAGCCACGGTTACGGTGCTATCAGACTGGCTAATGTTCCCTCGACCTTCGACAACTGTCAAAATTTCTGCAGTGCTGGTGCTCACCATGCGCACATTCAGCTGCACATTGGCATCAGCATCCACCGACTCAGCCCCCACAGCCACCGGGAACTGCCCAAATGGAGTCAATACAGGGGCTCCTCCCCCAGAGCGGCGTACCGACACATCAAACTGGGTCACACTGCCGATGATCACGGCATCTACCCCCAGAATCCGCCCCACTTGAGCGGCTGTGCTGGCATCCAATCGTCCAGATAAACCTAGGTTTTGCTCAGCCAAGATGGCTTCTAGTCGTGACCGTTCGATCACCGAAAACGTTCCATCCTTAACCAGTCGATCCACCAATACATCACTCACTCCCCGTGAGGCATTGGGAATGCTGTACGGATTGCTGAGGCTGCTGAAATCAAAATCCAGGACAGCAATACGAGGACGGGATGTAGGTTGCGGTGCTTGTCCACTCTGACTAGGAGCAGAAAGAGTACAGCGGATATCTTGAGGAAATTGCTGACAGAGAGCCGGATTGGCTGACTGAGCTACTACAGGGATCCCGCCCCACAATCCAGTCATCATAGGGATCCCGACCATCAAGACCCATCGGTTGCGCATAACCAAGCTCTCCGAACGCAGAACAGAATCAGGGTGACATTCCAAAGTTTGATCCCAAAATAGCTTAAGGGCAGTGATAGATATCACAAGAGTTATTTAAGAGTTGTTTTCCGAAATGTAAAAAATGGGCCACCCTTTCTCCAGGCAGCCCATCCTGCATTGTCTTGAGTTGACTTTGTTTGACTCAGAATCGTTGAATAGTTTTAGTGGCTGACAGGGCATTTGCCGCTGGTCAGTTTCATCAACATGTTATTGGATTGTAGCGAGTCAGGGAGGGCGGTGTCGTTTTGAGACCAGACCGAAGTGCCTGGGTCTGTGCCTGCCAACGGGATCCGCCGTACCCAATTCCGACAAGGCTAAGCAGCAGGAGAGCCAGCAGGATAAAGCCAAGGATGCTGACCATAGTAGACCTCCTAGAAAGGGGCAAAAACATGGGGGACATGGCCTTACCCCAGGAGCACATTCTCCAGAGGGCGGCGAGGCGAGGGGGGCACTTCTTCTAGCGGATAGCCTAAGCGTAGGAGGATCTGCGGGGAGCCTGTGCCTTCCACCCCCTTTTGTACCTCTGGGCGCAAGGACTGCACCTGGAGCGACGGATTGAGATAGGAAGCCTGTAGCCCCAGTTGCCAAGCTGTGAGCAACACCCGCTGCAACCCTTGTCCAGCTTCGAGCCATACCCGCACATCATCCTGACCGGATCCCAACAAAGCCAGCAGCGGGGCTGATTCTGCCAAGTTTTTATCCTGGGATCCCATGCTGCGGCCCATATCAAGGGTACGCACCCCCCACTGGGTAATCGGCCCGCTCCAACTGGAAACCGTCAGCCCATCTCCCTGCCGCCACGGATGCATCCAAGCAGCTAGCTCCTGTCGCACCGGGGATCCCCCCATGCAGTGCATCGCCCTCGATCACCAAGGCTGCGGCCTTTTGACGAGCTTCTGCAGTCAGCAGAGGTTGAAACCAGGCTTTTTCGGCGTGCGCTGCCTCGATCAGGGCTTCTATCACAAAGGGCTCAACCGGTCTGTCGGCAAAGGGCTTGCGGTAGGTGTGTTGCAACAGGATGCATTCCGCTAGACCCGCCGTAGAAGCGGCTATTGCACCCCCAGGGATCACTGTCAAACGGGCTAACCAATCAGGATCCTCAGGATCGGGCAACAACTCCACCTCAGCTCCGAAAAAAGATGATATTCCCCGCCGCCATAGCGCACATCCAGCACTCGTCCACGTACCTGCTAGGATCGCAAACTGGGGTGAGCAGGCAATACCATCACCCGTTCTGGCGGGATAGCCAGATAGACCGTCGCAGCAGAGACCGGCTCCAGCAGAGGCAACTCTGGCCCCCTGCCAGCCAAGCGCACTGTGCTGGAATGGGATCCCGGCTCTACACGACTCAGGTTCAGAAGTGATCCTTCATACCGCGAATGCGAGCCAAAACCCGAGCCGGCTCCTGGATCCCGGCGGCCGCTTGCAGGGCCGGCTGATCCCACCGCAAAAAAGGGTTAGTGCGCTGTTCTTCGCCGATGGTGCTGGGTACGGTGGGGGATCCCACTTGGCGGAGAGCTTCCACCGCCCGGTAGCGAGCCTGGAGGTCGGGGTTATCTCCATCCACCGTCAGGGCAAATTTGAGATTGTTCAGGGTGTATTCGTGGGCACACCATACCCTTGTGGGTTCCGGTAGCTGGCGCAGTTGATCCAGGGATCCCAGCATTTGTTGCGGTGTCCCCTCGAACAGCCGCCCACACCCCCCCGCAAACAGGGTATCCCCGCAAAACAGGTCACCACTCTCGGGAAAGTAGTAGGCAATGTGGCCACGGGTATGTCCCGGCACAAACAACACCTGGGCCATGTGGCGGTTGAACAGAACCGTTTGCCCTGCCGCTAGCTCCACCGTCTGGCCCGGGATCCGATCCCGATCCACCCCGCTGGCATAAACTGCCGCTTGGGGATAACGGGCCAACAACAGCAGATTGCCCCCGACATGGTCGTGATGGTGGTGGGTGTTAAAAATGGCTACCAAATCTGCCTGTAGCTCCGCCAGTTTTTCTAGCACCGGTTCAGCCACTGCGGGATCCACCACCGCCGCCGTTGCCGTATCGGGATCGTGCAGCAGGTACACGTAGTTATCACGCAGGACGGGCAATTGCAGAATGCGCACGGCTAATCCTCGAAAATCGCCTGTTCCACATCCCCACGGCTGAGGGAATAGGGAAAGGACAGGGTCTTGGTGTTGCCATCCTGGTAGGTGTAGCGCACCCAAATGGTGGTCTCATCCAGACGCAGACAGGCCTTCCACTGCGGGCGCTCACAAAACCATTGCTCCACATCCTCGGGATCCCGGGTGCAGCCAAGATCCTCTAGCCACCGTTCGAGGGTGTGAAGAGGGTGATTGTACAAAGGCGTAGTCGCAGGAGGCAAAGGCATGGCGAGTTTAAGAAAAAGCAGTCAAACAAGAGTCACAACAGGGATCCCAATTCAGTCACTCTCAATATCGATATACCTATACCAATCTGATGCTGATGGATGTTAATCGACGCTGGACGTTGATCGATATCGATATTGAATTGAATCGATATTGAACCATCAGCCTGCCCCACTCTCCCGCAGCCAAGCTAGAGTACCCGCCAACAGCAGGCACATCACGAAGGTGGATCCCATCAACAACAGGGCACAGATTTCACCTCCCGAGAGGGGACGGGTTTCCATCCGCAGCTCTAGCGAATCCACATCGGCTGAATCTGCTGGCCCCGAGTTGGAGAGCACGGCCCGCAGGCTGGCATCATAGGTGGCTCGCTGTAGGGGGTTGCTGAGGATCAAATATGCTTCCTGAAGCTCCTGGAAGCGCCGAATCGCCACTTCTGGAGCTAGGGGGGAGGTATCGGGATGGTAGCGTTTGCTCAGTTGCCGATAGGCCCGCCGAATGGCCTCAGGAGATGCCCCCGGAGATAGGCCCAACCGTTGGTAGTAGGTGAGGGAGGTCAGCGAGTGCATGCAAGCCGATGGGTAAGCAAGACAGCAACGACAAAAGGGCTCTTCTCCGATGGGTCTAGCCTATCTAGCCTAATCCAGTGTAATCATTGGCCCCCTATCCAGGGGAATCCCAGGGGCTTATTCTGGCTTATTCTTCCTCATCCTCATCCTCTGTCTTGGCATCGGGGTAGTAGAAGCCGGTGCTGCGACCGGTCAAAATTGAGCGCCCGATGGTCATCGCCCGTTGTGCCTGCAGCGTCGCCTTGTGAGTCCAGGTGGCGTAGCGCTTGCGGCTGCGGGATTTGGAGGTTTTTTTCTTGGGAACAGCCATGACCGTGCATGAGAATACAGCCTTACTAGGCTAGCACTGAGTTTGCGGTGTGTGTCTTGTGCCATCTAACTCAATACCGGCTCCTCCCTTGCGTCTGCTGATACCGTCCTCCGTAGACCTCACCCAGCAGAACCAACCTCAAGGGGATCCCTCGACAATCTTCTGCTCCTAATCGATTCAAATCTAGGCCAGAAAAATTCGATTAAAGAAACAAATTTATTGTCAAACAAAATCTTTGCTGAATCATCAACACTCAACCGTATAACCAAAGCAAAAATGAAGAATCATATCGACCTGTTCCAGCTAATGATGGGTCTGAATCCAGGAGAACGGGCTCAGCGATGACAAGCCCGCTCTCCGGTGCAACCCACGGGCGAAACGGTGGTGGTGGAGTTACCGGTTGCAGCCTTACATGGCATCGGCACTGAAGTGGTGGCAGGGACACCCGTGGGAGCTCCGTCTGAATAGAGTCTGAATAGAGGCGGAGCTGTCTGGTAAGAGATTGTTGTTTTTTTGGGGAGAGCCAAGTATACGGCAGATTTTAACAGTAAGAGGGTACAGTTGTAGCGTTACGACCTGTCTTTTTTCAGGAAGGAGCCCCCACCCCAGAAGAGGGCCAGCAGTTTATTGATTACATGCTTTCGCCGGAAGGGCAGGAG encodes:
- a CDS encoding LysR substrate-binding domain-containing protein; protein product: MADELPFTLDQLLIVRAIAQQGSFRRAADSLFVSQPAVSLQIQNLERQLGVVLFDRGGRKVQLTDAGQILVQYSERILKLCRETTQALADLQDMRRGHLVLGASQTVGTYVMPSLIAQYHRSYPHISVQLMVQSTRRIARKLVEGQLDVAIVGGEIPFDLQKNLKVIALAEDEYVLVSSPGAAIESPSIADLLTLPFITLDPQSSTRQTIDRVLDRHGINPSELDVQLELSSVEAIKNAVQAGLGVAFLSVVAVGSELEQGRLRKHSVEGLQVRRTLWLAFNPERYQSQAATWFRQGLLARQDWLKTPPPHLQLI
- a CDS encoding thermonuclease family protein, which translates into the protein MRSITMAKSAMQRVKSMMQKSLRSVPTSPCRKPLFPAVGRGLVKFGSLLVLPLVFSALPSWALTSVARPDLRTLKRAEVIRVINYNTLAVQIEGDLDLRLVQLIGIDPLPAQINPNWTELREETPLAVYNAGQYLQTSLLGREVFLELDAALAPASTLPAYVWQANTLINQEMLFLGHGRLSPQTEGLKYGTILSEAATAGERQGRGYWTTYGPR
- a CDS encoding CsgG/HfaB family protein, whose amino-acid sequence is MRNRWVLMVGIPMMTGLWGGIPVVAQSANPALCQQFPQDIRCTLSAPSQSGQAPQPTSRPRIAVLDFDFSSLSNPYSIPNASRGVSDVLVDRLVKDGTFSVIERSRLEAILAEQNLGLSGRLDASTAAQVGRILGVDAVIIGSVTQFDVSVRRSGGGAPVLTPFGQFPVAVGAESVDADANVQLNVRMVSTSTAEILTVVEGRGNISQSDSTVTVAGFGGGSATSNEEKLLVLATQQAVDQVAGQLAASAGRLAAQPQALPTVDALVADVYGNQVILNKGSRDGYRVGLILSVERVVREVTDPATGAVLRKLTEPAGQIQLTEVDDGSSVGRILSGASFSVGDVAKPIQ
- the gloB gene encoding hydroxyacylglutathione hydrolase, producing the protein MRILQLPVLRDNYVYLLHDPDTATAAVVDPAVAEPVLEKLAELQADLVAIFNTHHHHDHVGGNLLLLARYPQAAVYASGVDRDRIPGQTVELAAGQTVLFNRHMAQVLFVPGHTRGHIAYYFPESGDLFCGDTLFAGGCGRLFEGTPQQMLGSLDQLRQLPEPTRVWCAHEYTLNNLKFALTVDGDNPDLQARYRAVEALRQVGSPTVPSTIGEEQRTNPFLRWDQPALQAAAGIQEPARVLARIRGMKDHF
- a CDS encoding DUF3143 domain-containing protein, with the translated sequence MPLPPATTPLYNHPLHTLERWLEDLGCTRDPEDVEQWFCERPQWKACLRLDETTIWVRYTYQDGNTKTLSFPYSLSRGDVEQAIFED
- a CDS encoding J domain-containing protein, whose product is MHSLTSLTYYQRLGLSPGASPEAIRRAYRQLSKRYHPDTSPLAPEVAIRRFQELQEAYLILSNPLQRATYDASLRAVLSNSGPADSADVDSLELRMETRPLSGGEICALLLMGSTFVMCLLLAGTLAWLRESGAG
- a CDS encoding 50S ribosomal protein L32; translated protein: MAVPKKKTSKSRSRKRYATWTHKATLQAQRAMTIGRSILTGRSTGFYYPDAKTEDEDEEE